The following DNA comes from Amycolatopsis solani.
GCTGGACCAGCCCGTGCCCGGTGCCGGACCGCGGGTTCTTCTTCGCCCCGACGGTGTTCGCGAACGTCCACCAGTCGATGCGGATCGCGCGCGAGGAGATCTTCGGCCCGGTGCTGTCGGTGCTGACGTTCCGCACGCCGGACGAGGCCGTGACGAAGGCGAACAACACGCCGTACGGGCTTTCGGCCGGTATCTGGACCGAAAAGGGCTCCCGCATCCTGTGGATGGCGAACCAGCTGCGCGCCGGCGTGGTCTGGGCCAACACCTTCAACCGCTTCGACCCCACCGCCCCCTTCGGCGGCTACCAGGAATCCGGCTTCGGGCGCGAAGGCGGCCGCACCGGGCTGGAGGCGTACCTGAATGTCTGACCGGATTTCCGTAGCCAAGACCTACAAGCTGTACGTGGGCGGCAAGTTCCCGCGTTCGGAGTCCGGCCGGGTGTACCCGGTGACGGACAGCAAGGGCAAGTTCCTGGCCAACGCGGCCCACGCGTCCCGCAAGGACGTCCGCGACGCGGTGGTGGCGGCCCGCAAGGCCTTCCCCGGTTGGTCTGCCGCCACGGCCTACAACCGCGGCCAGGTGCTGTACCGGGTGGCCGAGGTGCTGGAAGGCCGCCGCGACCAGTTCATCGCGGAAGTGTCCGCTTCGGAGGGCTTGGCGGCGAAGAAGGCCGAGTCCCTGGTTGACGCGGCGATCGACCGCTGGGTCTGGTACGCGGGCTGGACGGACAAGATCGCGTCGGTCCTGGGTTCGGCCAACCCGGTGGCGGGCCCGTACTTCTCGTTCACGGTCCCGGAACCGACCGGCGTGGTGGGCATCCTGGCCCCGCAGGCGTCGTCGTTGCTGGGCCTGGTCGAGGTCCTGGCCCCGGTCCTGGCCACCGGCTCGACGGCGGTGGTGGTCTCGAGCGCGGAGCGTCCCCTGCCGGCGATCACACTGTCGGAGGTCCTGGCCACGTCCGACGTCCCGGGCGGCGTGGCCAACATCCTGACGGGCCACGCGTCGGAGCTGGGCCCGTGGCTGGCCTCGCACGGCGATGTGAACGCACTGGACCCGACAGGAGCGGCCCCGGACGACCGCCCGGGCTTGGCACGCGAAGCGGCGAACACGGTGAAGCGGGTGCTGACGGTCCCGGCGGCGGAGCCGGACTGGACGGCAGCTCCGGACCTGACCCGGCTGCGCCGGTACCTGGAGGCGAAGACGGTCTGGCACCCGCTGGGCGTCTGAGTTCGACGCCGGGAGGCCACCACCCAGACCGGGTGGTGGCCTCCGTCGCGTTCGGGCCCGATCGCCTGACGCCCACCTCGATCACCGGTACAGTCCCAGCCAGGTACGCAGCGTGACGCATCGGGGAGGGTGCAGGTGCCGGACGACGAAGAGTGGGCGTTCGAAAACGAGATCGAACTCTGGGACGACGACGAAAGTCCGCCGCCGGTCGAAGACGAGCCGGAACGGGACGGCCCCGCCGGACGTGATGGGGATTCGGTCGTGACGGTGACCGTCTCGCCCGCGGGTGAGGTCCAGCGGGTCAGGCTCGCCGAGGACTGGAAAACCAAGGTCGACCCCCGCGGCCTGCATTCGAGTGTGCTGACCGCGGCGAACGCGGCGACCATCGAGGCTTTGGCACGGCGCGCCCGGGACGTCGAGGCTAACCCGGCATCGCGGCCACCGGCCGCCCAGGACGAGACACCGCTCACGGCGCGCGACGTCTTCCGGCTGGAGGACGCGGTGCGAGGCGAGGCGAACTGGAACAGCTTTCGACTCGGATGTCCACGGCCGGCCTCGACGTCGTCACCGCGGAAAGCAGCGGCGGCCATGTGAGCGGCAGCGCCCGGAGCGGCCGCTACCTCGGCCTGGACCTCGACGCGACCTGGGCTTCGATCGCCCGCAACGCCGAGGTCGAGAGCGAGTTGCTCGACGTTCTGCGCGCCCTGCACCGCCGATCGGCTCCGTCGGACTTCGCGCCGCAGCCACCAGGTCCCGCCTACACGGAACTGCTGGGGTTGCTCGCCGACCCGGCCCGGCTCCTGCGCCGGGTCGGTCTCACCCCACCCATCGGCCACCCGGAAGGACGTGATCGCCGATGAGCGACGTCGAAGTCGCCCTGGAAGCCCTCCGCTCGGACGCCGCGACCTGGGATCAGGCCGCCGACAACCTCAATCAGGCACGCGGCATCGTGGCACCGCTGGAACTCACCCCGAAGGACGTCATGAGCTACGCGGCCGCCAGAGGCTTCAACCGCCGCTACAACGACATGCGCGCGAAGCTCGACCACCTGCTCGCCCAGGGTTCCGAGAACTTCCGCGGCATCGCCGGCAGCCTGCTCACCGGCGCGACCATCTACGAACAGGCCGAAGCCGACCACGCGAACCGCCTGGGCAATCTCGACGGGCACTGAGGGGAAGACCATGACCGCACCGGGCGGCACCGCGATCATCGACCGGACTCTGGACGACCTGCGCGCCATCGAAGAGAAGTTCCGGGAGTTCATGGACAAAGTACGCGATCTCCTCGACTGGGTGCCGAGCGCTCTGGAGACGCTCGTCCAACCCGTCATCGATCTGGTGAACTACGTCAACGGGAAGTTCGGCGAATACCTGCTGGCGGTCCAGCGGTTCAAGGACGATGTGGGCGATCCTGACAAGCTGAAGCAGGTCGGACGGCAGTGGATCGAGGAGTTCTCGCACACGGTCGACGAGATCGCGGGCACGCTGCACCTGGACAAGCTGAAAGCCAACATCCAGTGGCAGGGCCGAGGCGCCGAAACCTACAAGGCCGCGGTTCCCGCACAACTTGAGCACCTGGACTCGATGAAGGATCTCGGCGAGCAGATGCGCGACTCGCTCACCAGCCTCGCCAACGGCATCGAATCCTTCTGGCTGGCCATGAAAGTGATCGTCGGCGGACTCCTCGCCGCCATCGTGTCCGCCATCCTCAGCGCGGTCACCGTCATGGGCCTGCCACTGGCACTGGGGATCATTTCGGCCGCGATCTCCATGGCCGTTCCCGCGATCACCGGCACCATCGTCGCGATCGAGGCGCTGCTGGACGTGATCGAAACCGAGCAGAACTCCATCCAGGCCAAGGTCGACGACCTCGGCGACCGCTGGGAACCGACGATTACCACGACCATGTCCCACCCCGGCGACTGGCGAGTCAATTAGCCATGGACCACTTCCCGATCGACCCGCGGGCCTACGTCTGGCTCCCGCCTCGACTCACCGCCAAGCTGAAACGGACCCTGCCGCTCCTCGGTGGCCTCACCACCGTTGTCGCGCTGGCCATGTGTGTCGCCGTTCCCGTCCTGGGCTACACCCTGCCGAGCAGTCACAGCGTCACCAGCGACATCCCCGTCATCTGCGGCCTGTTCAGCGCCGTCATGCTGCTCATGTCCGGCATCGCGCTGTTGTTCGCCCCAGCCTGGGTCGAGGTCGGGCACCACCCGGGCGGGACCGGCCACATCCTGCGGCTCCGGCCGGCTTCCGCGTCCATCGGCCCGCTGTGCGGCGGGAGCGTTTCGGTCGTCGGGCTCCCGCTCTTCTACCTCTTTTACAGCGGGAATTTGACCTGGTCAGAGCCTCAGGCAGCGGGCGACATCCAGATCACCTCGGGGATCTTCGTCTTCATGATCATGCCACTGGTGGCCGTCGCGCTCGGAGTCGTCGATGTCGTCGTGGGGTGGCCCGTTCTCCGCCCCTCCCAGCGGACCATCCAGCGCTACGCCCGCTAGCTCATCGTCACCGAGAAGTCCGTCAACGTGAACCGCGCCTTCCCCCCACCCGTCGAGCAGAACTCGATCCCATACCCGATCTGGTTCACCGTCGGATTGGCCGGGATCAGGCCCTTCCCGATCGCCCACGCGATCATCGCCTTCAGGTCCACCGTGCCCGAGTACTGCGTCGTCCGCGAAACGAACGCCACGTACCCCTCGTCCTCCGCCCAGACGTCGTACGTGAAGCCACCCGCGGTGTACGTCGTCAGTTTGTCGCCCGCCGGGACCTGTTTGCGGTTCTCCGTCCAGACCATCAGCTCGCTGACGCCGTTGCCGTTGCCGACGCCGTTCAGCCACAGGTCGTACGCCACGTCGTAGATGCCGACGTCCGGGCCGCGGCCCGCGAAGGTCGACTTGATCACCTTGAAGTCGTTGAACGGTTTCCCGTTCTGGTCGTTAATGTCCTTGTGCACGTTCGGATAGGTTTTCACCGACGTCGAATCCGGCTGGACGGAATCCACGTACCAGTTGTCGTACGCGCACGCGCGCAGCGTTTCCGGACCCGCTTCGCCCGCGTTCCACATGTTGTTGTGGACGTAGTACCCGCCGTCCGACCAGCCGCCGTCGGCGTCGCTCGTCGTGAACTCCGGGGAACTGCAGTTCCGGGCCGGTGTCACCGATGGCGCGGTCGGTGTCGGCGCAGGTGGAGACGCAGATCGGGACGTGCTCGGCGGCACCGAAGCCGGGGGCGCGAGCGACGCGCTGGACGTCGTCGGCGCCGGCGGGGCCGACCCGGCGACCGGCGTCACGTCGTCGTGGCCGCAGCTCGCGAGCAGCAGCAAGGGAATGACCAACAACGCGGATCTTCGTCGCATTTTCCCGCCCCACGGCCAGAATCAGGCAGAACGAGGCGGAACATTAACACGGAAATCCGGAGAATCAGCTGGGGTCCAGGTCACGGGATGTGATCGGACGGCCCGGCAGCTCGGTTCCCGGCCGCGCGCTGAGGCCGTCGATCATGATGCCGACGCAGCGGCGCGCCGCCATCTCGGAGACGTCCGCGGACTTCGCGCGCATGTGGCGCAACAGGGTCGCGAACAGGATCGCGATGTCGCCGGCGCCGACGTCCTCGCGGAGCTTGCCCTCGGCCTGCGCGCCGACGACGAAGCCGTCCAGGACCACCAGGATCTCGTCGCGCAGGCGGCGGACCTCCGGGTCGTTCTTCAGGATCACCAGCGCCCGATGCGACACCATCGCCAGCTGGACGCTCAGCTGCAGCTCCACCGACTGCCGCAGCAGGCGCTCCAGCGCGCGCCACGACGACGTCTCCTCCGCGGCGATCACCTTGGCATCGACCAGCACGCGCTCGAAGTTGTCCATCGCGACGGCGCGGATCAGCGCGTCCCGGTCCGGGAAGCGGCGGTAGAGCGTGCCGACGCCGACGCCGGCCGCGCGGGCGATCTCCTCCATCGGCACCTCGGCACCGGACGCGGCGAAGATGGTCTTCGCCGCCGCGAGGATCTGGTCGCGGTTGCGCCGTG
Coding sequences within:
- a CDS encoding aldehyde dehydrogenase family protein, which gives rise to MSDRISVAKTYKLYVGGKFPRSESGRVYPVTDSKGKFLANAAHASRKDVRDAVVAARKAFPGWSAATAYNRGQVLYRVAEVLEGRRDQFIAEVSASEGLAAKKAESLVDAAIDRWVWYAGWTDKIASVLGSANPVAGPYFSFTVPEPTGVVGILAPQASSLLGLVEVLAPVLATGSTAVVVSSAERPLPAITLSEVLATSDVPGGVANILTGHASELGPWLASHGDVNALDPTGAAPDDRPGLAREAANTVKRVLTVPAAEPDWTAAPDLTRLRRYLEAKTVWHPLGV
- a CDS encoding YbaB/EbfC family nucleoid-associated protein, which encodes MPDDEEWAFENEIELWDDDESPPPVEDEPERDGPAGRDGDSVVTVTVSPAGEVQRVRLAEDWKTKVDPRGLHSSVLTAANAATIEALARRARDVEANPASRPPAAQDETPLTARDVFRLEDAVRGEANWNSFRLGCPRPASTSSPRKAAAAM
- a CDS encoding GH12 family glycosyl hydrolase domain-containing protein, whose product is MRRRSALLVIPLLLLASCGHDDVTPVAGSAPPAPTTSSASLAPPASVPPSTSRSASPPAPTPTAPSVTPARNCSSPEFTTSDADGGWSDGGYYVHNNMWNAGEAGPETLRACAYDNWYVDSVQPDSTSVKTYPNVHKDINDQNGKPFNDFKVIKSTFAGRGPDVGIYDVAYDLWLNGVGNGNGVSELMVWTENRKQVPAGDKLTTYTAGGFTYDVWAEDEGYVAFVSRTTQYSGTVDLKAMIAWAIGKGLIPANPTVNQIGYGIEFCSTGGGKARFTLTDFSVTMS
- a CDS encoding TetR/AcrR family transcriptional regulator is translated as MTADPETTLRADARRNRDQILAAAKTIFAASGAEVPMEEIARAAGVGVGTLYRRFPDRDALIRAVAMDNFERVLVDAKVIAAEETSSWRALERLLRQSVELQLSVQLAMVSHRALVILKNDPEVRRLRDEILVVLDGFVVGAQAEGKLREDVGAGDIAILFATLLRHMRAKSADVSEMAARRCVGIMIDGLSARPGTELPGRPITSRDLDPS